The DNA window AAAGTACAGCCTATCAGTATGTTTACAATCATTCTTGGAATCGGTTATCTATATTGTTGGTAATAAAGGAATGGGCGTACATGGTTAGATTGGCCACTTCAATAAGTTTTTGAAGCTCCGGGATTCATGATtcaattttaatcattttaatttcTTACGTGTGTCAAATGTTGTAATAATTTTGAACTGTAGAACGAATATTAATTATATAGTCATCCGTTGGTCCGAAAAGCAATAGTACATCCCTAGAGGGAACGAGTTACGagttatttcattcaaaattatgTAATTGGTTCTTCTGTTACCTGGAAAACCCAAGTTTCAGAAAAGCAGCGCTACAGCAGCTAGTACAAGGATGACGGAGCTAACGGCAAGTAATGGAACCAAACCCATGATCATGTTATTGTGATTTCCATTAGGACGCGCATTAGTTGTGCTAATTACATCACACTACTCCGTTGAGAGAAAACGAGAATATTTCCTCGTTGTAAATAGGCCCGCCAAGGCGCAATTTTCAATCCGAAAAGAAAACAAGAAGAAAATACTGATTTTACATCATTTGCGTAATTACCCACCTTAAACGGCCCACCCAACACCAGATGCTCTGTTAGATTGTTTACATTAAGCGACTGGTTATGTTTACccgtttttaatagtgtttatggcAGCGCGTGAGTTTTGCCCCGGACGCTACGACTTCACAGTCACTCAACTGTTCTCACCATATTTTCAGTTTGCGAAACGTACACTCTGTCAAGTTTACTTTCGTCGATCCCAATGGAATTTCTATTTAATTGTACAATTCTAATTTGTGTGTCACATGCATTGAAAATGGATTCTAACACTCCACTTCTCCGCTCCCTTTTTTTTCAGAACCACTTCCCTCGCCAGGGATCACCGCAACATCCTTCGCCGACAGCATGTCCAACTTGAGTGACAGCTCTTCCAACACGGCAGTCCTAAACGGTAACGCTGCTGGTGGCGGACTTCCACCGGGTAGCAGCACTGCTGGCGGCAGCAACAATAACAACACCAACGGCATAGGTGGCAGTGGATCCCAGGCTGGATCGAGTCGCCCCCGGATGGATATAGCGTGCGTGATCGATACACATCTGGCCCAGCGGAAGGTGGCCTTCGATGAGCTAAAACTTGCCTGCCTACAGGCGTGCGCGAATCTACAGCTGCTTGAGTTTGAGAAATTGGACTTTGGCGAGCTCAACACGGTCGATAGTTTCTATAGCGCCGATGTGGCCGTCGTGGATTTGAGCGTTCAGGCGCAGCAGAGTACACTGAGCTACCATTTGGGAGTGCGGGAGAGTTTCGAGATGAAGGAGAATATCGTGATCTACAATGACGTGGAGAGTGAGGCTACGCTGAGGATGAAGATATCGTGTGGAAACTACACTTTCGTGCCCTATCGAGTGGTGGAGGGTGGAGGTTGTGTAGTGACGAATCCTGGAAAAGTAGGAGATGTGGAGTCTAAGATTGGACTGTTGGGACGATTGAGGAAAATCTTTCAGGACGTAGAAATTCAATCGAAGGCACATCTGAGGGAAAAGTTCATGGCCGATTTAAGAGGCGTAAGAGATCAATTCGCGGGAAATGTAGAGGAACTGCAAAAAATGCTACGAAATATGAGGAAAAGACTGGATGATCCGCATGTTCTTTCAAAGGAAATCGTGCAAACCTATATGCTATCACTTCGGGACGTTCAAGACTACGACGCAATGGTTCAGTTAGTGGACGACCTGCAAACAGTTCCAAACAAACAAAACTACATTAACACTGGTAATATGAATTATCTGTACGCGTTCGCGCTGAATCGAAGAAACAAGGAAGGTGATCGCGATTCGGCGCTGAAAACCTGCATCAAAGCActagaaaagaaagaaaaccatttcccggataTGCTGTGCCTGTGTGGCCGAATCTACAAAGACATTTTCGTTGAATCCAGCCGAACCGACCAGGAATCTCTTCAGAATGCCATCACCTGGTACCGAAAAAGTTTCGAAATTCAACCAAACGAATTCGCTGGTATTAACCTAGCCACCCTACTGGTAATCGAAGGCAAAGATTTCTCCGACACAGAACTACAGCACATCGGAATGGTTCTAAACAATTTGATCGGCAAAAAAGGTTCCCTCTCATCCATCAAAGACTACTGGAATGTAGCGACGTTCTTCGAAATCTCCGTACTAGCCGAGAACTACGCAAAAGCCATCCAAGCGGCCGAGTGCATGTTCCGGCTGAAACCACCCAAGTGGTACCTCAAATCAACCATCGGCAACATCACGCTAATCGACTGTTCCCGGCGCAAATCGGAAGAATCTCTCGCTTCAATCGAGCAGCAAATCTTTCAATTTTGGATGGAGTTTTTCATCGAAGCCACCAACGCTGAACCCTCGTCCACGGTTCGTTTCCCCATCCTGATCCAGGAAACGCAAAAAATCCTCATGCCGTCCTACGTCTCTATTCACATGAACGCCGAGCAAAAATCCATCGACATTGCAAATATCTGCCAGCAACATGAGAAGGAAAAATGCCGAAAGGTTCATAATTTTAACTTCCTCGCCAGTCAGATTAAATCCGTCAGTTTGTACAAGCGAGACGAACGGTGTGCCTATCTGTATGTACAGCAAAACTCCGACGACTTCCAGATGTATTTTCCTTCGGTCCAATGCCGACAGCAGTTCTACGATTTAATTCTACAAATGACTGCCGAACAGGGCTGTGGCTTCATAGACTTATCCACGGAGACCAATAATGACGAGATTAATTACGAGTACGATATGGACGATCAAAGTCGAAGAATTGTTCTGGGACGTGGTACCTACGGTACCGTTTACGCTGCTCGAGATCTTAACACACAGGTTAAAATAGCCGTCAAGGAAGTACCGGAAAAGTTTAGTCATGAAGTTCAACCCCTGCATGAAGAAATTAAACTTCACTCTCAGCTGCGCCATCGGAATATAGTCCAGTATTGGGGGTCCAAATCGGAGgacaattattttaaaatattcatggAGCAAGTTCCGGGAGGGTCGCTCTCAGCCTTACTTCGATCCAAGTGGGGTCCGCTCAAAGATAACGAAGCAACCATCGCCTTTTACTCTAAACAGATACTAGAAGGACTGAAGTATCTACACGACCAGAAGATTGTCCATCGCGACATCAAGGGTGACAACGTGCTGGTCAACACGTACAGTGGGGTTGTGAAGATCTCCGATTTTGGAACGTCGAAACGGCTGGCCGGCATAAATCCGGTAACGGAGACCTTTACCGGGACGCTGCAGTACATGGCTCCGGAAGTTATCGATCAGGGTGTACGTGGTTATGGTCCGGCAGCCGATATTTGGTCCTTTGGGTGTACCGTGGTGGAGATGGCAACCGGGAAGCCACCGTTCGTGGAGTTGGGATCACCGCAGGCGGCTATGTTTAAGGTGGGTTTCTATAAGAAACATCCGGAGATACCGGCTGAACTGTCGCCGGTGGCGAAAATCTTCATCAAACGATGCTTTGAGGTGGATGTTGATAAGCGAGCGACGGCAGCCGAGCTGCTGGAGGATCCCTTCCTGTCAGAGTGAGTATTTTGGATGGGGTTTTTTGGTTGTTGTTTTTAGACTTTGGAACAGGCTTGTCTAATCCTTTGTTTATGAGGGATTTTTTATACTATCTTCCCTAGCAACTCGAAAACTACAATAGTTTTAAAGCTAATTTTTTCAAtaaagtaataataataatgtttttCCAGGGTCcaaatttatatttattaggTTCAAGGgctaaatacaattttatttcttACTGTCCGAGAGATTCTTTTAAAGTTTTGTTTTAGTAAATAAATTAACATTTAATATGTGGAATCAAAATATATGAACTTcgcatttgaaaataatttatgGTTTTGGGTTGTTGTGGAAATAATAGGTTGGGCAGGTTTCCATTAGACTAATGCTAGTAAATGATTACATGTATTTGGCATCGAAATGTCGAAATATCAACGGAAAGGAACAAAAAATTATTGAGAAACAAAAGGCAATAGCATGCGAAATAAAAGGCTCTTTGCAATATATCCTGTGATAGCATAAAAAATTATGTAGAAGAAATTGATTCACCATTAAAATGCGTATTTATCATTAAAATTAATTCAACGTTATATTATTGGTGTCGGAAGCAATAATGCATGAAGAAATATCAGACGGCAGCTCGGCAGCGCAATCAAGTGAAAATGATACTAGCTCTAAACGCATCCGGGTTGATTGGTTCCGCACAACTTAATGTGCTTTCCCAGTGTCTATCCGCTACATATACTACAGAAAATAGATTGTACACTCAAATCCACAACAAAATAGAGGGGCTGATAGCGAATGAAGCACTCGAGGAACAAGGAGTGGAGTATGCGAATTGTGAGAATCAACATTGTGGCGTATCCAGTGTCATCAAAGAACTAGTATTTTCGGCAAAACGGCTGATGTAGCGTTTCCTTCAGTCAACCCAACCGCGCCAAAAGTAGACATTCTGCAGCAGTCACTAAAAGCGCTGGTTCCAAAATTTGGTGGAAATTACGCCGCCTGGCTCAAATTTAAGGGTATATCCAAAGATCATCATCATACAAAGCAGCTGGTATGCTAGACAcctatggcatattcgtttttgacagtgcactacaccggtgtagtcggtgctacactcattcaaacttgggtgtaatcagtctatctctttctttgcactacaccggtgtagcaccaagaaaaaacgaaaacgccactAGATTCCAAACGAAGGTAACGATGCCCCCGCTTGGATCGTTTTGTCAGACCGTTACAAGAATGAATGGGTCATCGTGGAGTCACATATCTGCGAAATGTTGATACTGAACAAGATGGCATCAAAATCTCACAAAGAACTGCGAGCTTCTGAGTGGAGCAACCTGCCACGTCGACAGTGTCCGCTACCTCGAGCAGGAAGTGACTGGAACATATGTTTGTGTATTTGATCATTTCAGCgcaaacggacacggttgggatcatacgaagaaggattgatgatGTAGTCGAAGTGCAAGGACATAAATCGTGTTTGAAGCTCGAGGTGCCTCTCGAAATTCGCAATTATGAGATATGagatcgatttttcagcggacaGTGCGCCAGCATttctagactcatcgtatgggtcgagtgcatccaacccaaagcaatacgcaaacaacaaaaCTAGATTCGCTCCACTTTGATGAAGCCTATGTTCGCAGCGGAATGAAAATAGAAGCACGgactccatcaacaacaatattgttgtttggtatagTTTGATCAGGTCTCCTGTGTGGGTACTATACAATGTTTTAGTTATTGTTCGGAAAAAAAtgctcctttgttggcatttctgttccTTTTCGAGTCGAATCAGACCCCGAGATAATTACATGTGACGACTTGATTGATCGTAGAAGCTGGATTTCCGCCGGCTCCACTTCTCAGGAAAAAAAACgaccagctcagttttctcAGTTGAATTTCGATACTCAGTTGAGGAGTCTACGCAAAAAATTTGTTCATAGTATCTTGTTCCTTAcaaatcgacagctttggaTCCTGTTACAGTGACCTCCCGTCGTCTACAAGTTTctttagcgtgcatgaattgacaaAACAATCGTGTATGTTAGTCATGTAAAAAGTGTACAGAagaggacttagacatgagctcCGCGGGAAACCCATGTAACTAAActgcgatgttgttaaatcggcAGGTACTTTTAAGACAACAGATTCAGCAAACAGTTCTGAGAAAGAACATTGATAGAATCTGATTCAAAAGCCTctttaatatccaagaaaactTCTCTCTTTGCCAACATAGGTCGTTTGAATTTCTTTTGAGAGTAACGTAAAACAATCGCTCGTTCGTTGGTCAAtgcgagttgtgatcggaggctggttttatTGGTTTTGGAATGGTGATGATCTGCACTTGCTTGCACAATAACAATGAACCTCTTCGCAAAGTTTGGCATATTCTTCagcagagcttaaaaaattgatatccctgcgtgaacttgaaaaaagaacaaaattcaattcatgcccgctgcgatgaatgaaatgtttctttcgtcattagttctcccgaccaaggatgcaaaatgcccaccttttctgcggctgtattttttctgcctacattctcatttctctctcgacgctgctgtcgttcgctgttgcaggacgcccagcgctgtacggcagtctgtaagcaaagcagtaacatgacaaagaaatactgtccccagtacagccaccagacgcgagcggtacagcttctctttccttattttacactttttaatattattaatctattcaatattttcaatcacaaacgacgacaataaatgcggttcgtttacgacacgaccggcatcaacgctttcgtgtgcgggtctctccctttgactacgcagagaaaagtgtacaaagcgagagaacaaactttactacgccacactctcaccgagcaatcggagtacagcagcaaaacaaaaatgtattctactgctctacgggaaaatgtactcggtttggctaccgttctggcacccagtcaaaaagggctagttgctggctaacggggggctatttgccaactcggatgcgcaaattgcccttcaatttgccagcaaattgctggcaatttgatggctatttcaaatgcaacatttgggcgatttgccgccgtcatttttctgCCCCCCTACTCGCCTTTAAAttgcccccaaatcgcccacggaacgcgcttTTTAATCGCTTTTAGTTGCCTTATTTgacaattacaaataatacttattttcggaatcattatctactcacataaacaccaCCGAACTATATGAAGAATTAATGGTGAATATGATATTGCACACCAagacttaccacaatctgaagTTCCTTAGGAATTTGGATCAAAGATCGggttctactatacttacacatgATTCTACAATTTCCCACATTAGTTGGCTTAATGAAGTGcacgaaacaaacaaaattcatGCGAGAACATtccaattgttaaaaaaacaattttaagcttaagccaaacatgaaccgccatgtttgaaaaacgcgaaaaacaaccaagtccatttcagccgccagtaaatttgtctaagtattgaaattgcctttaaatcgcattcgcaaattgcatttgttcctagggccaattagcacaggcgagttgagtcaaacgtcaaactttttaaatcgcctgaccatgttcgtccgcatttttttcgaccgggcaagagctgtagtgatgcgtcgctgtagcgggctgtacggcttgtgcaaatgtaaatataccgaaaaaatttAGGTTACCAGTAgctttggcatccctgctcccgacacagcgcattcaggttcggacatgttcggtttcagaggcaagctgaattttgtttctattctaCCTACGAgagggatttttcaacaaaagtgcaccagataaaGATTACACAGTTTGCTTAtcctcgaaaatgtaaaagataccaacttctgccttcaaactatcCACATAAtatcaaatgaatgctttggttggtgaaggaattttcATTCCCTCTCGATTTTGATTCTGTCCAACCCCGGGGCGTTATTGTCGCATGAGAAGAGAACAGTTACGTTTTCTGTATCGGGACAGAGTCCAGACAGATCTTCTTGgggaaagcgaatatccaacggtttgaatgttccacgttctcgttgataCTGTTTCGATTATGTATACGCcgaaccgcaccgcaaaaaaatactcatcgctgtttctcttgttaacccgtcaaCGAACCGACACCAATAACAAAGTTGTTTTTCTAGATCCAGATGAATTATATAAAAGTCGTGGAAGTTTAactttatatcggaagttaaccaagtttcacataatcaaaagcatcacattttaaactgtttagtaagaatttgaagtaatcgattttcgggaaaacacttctgcagttccactgtagaacagtgatcaaatccgtgacctcgttcgatggcTTAGTCATCGAAGGACACGATCGCAAGGAGGGTCCATTTAGCAGCCAACTGCTTCAATTGCTTCGGGTTTAAGGtagcacttccgttggatttattagatGCTATTGGCGCACTCTCAAAGAAGAACCCCGTGGAACCCAAGAAGCAAGATTTGTTCTTTTCTTGAATTCCCCGGGTTAACAAAAGTTGTTTTCATAGAAATTTACGGAAAGGACAGATTGCGAAGCATTCACTAGCATTTCTTCCAGCGTTCTTTAAGGAGCGATTTTTACCGCCACGTTGCTTTTAGCAGATCATGATTGGCGAATATAACCCTCAATGAATACACTTTTTAGTACTTTGATGCAAAAGTCCTCATACCCTCCACAGCATTTGTCGCACCGCTTCTTATTGCCACAGTAAGCGGCCGTGTGATCCAACGttttgcaattgctgcagctcataaCCCGTGCTAGAAACAGGCGAACAGATAGACGAACTTTGTCAAGGAGGatatagttgggaagagaagaCCCGGCGAAGATCAACCGGAGCGGGCCTGATAGTAACTAGTCTTATCCCCCTCGGTGTTTGGATAACTCGCCATCAATTTCTACGGCCTTTGGTGGTACGAAGAATAgcgtgaagccaaaaataccttattgagcagaccaatcgtgcaatgtaaataaacattacccatgcctgagttggaggagataagtattgtacatctatcaaaaaagaaatttaaatttttgtcagAATTTAGCTAAATCGCTATTATAAGGTGAATTCTAGTGTACATGTATTAGTAagaacaagctttagaattatttcttcTCTTTGCTTCGAAATGCACATCAATTGCTAAACAATTCCAACGATCACCAtacggtttgtttcaaaatatGATATGAGTCAtttatagcggtaagcttgaatctagttggtaccgccgcacggtactatctttgattttaggcccgagtttagtccggcctaagacgttagtacctgtcattacagaaatggctgcatcctgaagccaaatgaaaacagtgtaaaaggccgccatgttcctcttgcatacatctcaataatttgaatcaacttttcgaactttatgtgcaatattatggcccatgttgcaaaAAAATCATATGAGTGCatgtaagcaagttttatcccgtacgaaaaacaggtgtaatcgagttttaaatgcatttttttaaatattctttatcgtcctatatctagaaggtgctacacgctcatttcaaaatgccacatcgaagagttatattgtaggttagcagaagtcgaatcatattgaaaaaaactgtcgaacgaaattttataattggattcagagatgaaaattgttttcgttcgttagtttacctatggctatcaaaatgagtgaagtttaatttgctcacattttttagtcattttaacacgaggaaaagaatatataatcacaatttgttcccttttctagATTTATCTTCTCTCAAAGAACAActtaagcaagtggaagtttatttatatttttactgctttcgaaagagttcaaaactaagattgaataaaaaactgtaaatgaagccatgccatatagcctaagtaaaacttttaaatatgacggcaaacaaactgttacaaatattatcattttgatcgttatttaaatgttatcggagcttatttgtattgtttcgtaatttataattttctagcatatcttgaacgatttgcatttccgctgtagtacaaattttcgtttaattcttcatgatagaacagatatgctcagggtatgaaagagctgtgaaagctgagactaaacagatgacttggcaaaattacgcaaaaagttgaatacggaaaaatcgcttaaatcgtttcggaacttaagggggatTGTGTAAGGTATaatcggcaaaaaattggatactttaatttttttcgatgcaaagattgTCTTTTGAGTCTGACGCCACATCGAAAactgtacaccataactcaaaatctactggaccaaacgttgagacatttgcacagttgtttttcacagcatttcacaagtagtcaaggaagcttttattttttggtcgattttcgattttttcgtagtactttgaaaccaaagtccgattattgctaaaacaacgattaacatgttattgtaataatatttagcagtttgcaaaaatctcttgtagttgcctgggcaatgatgtgaagaagaagaactgtgcaaaattcagaacgattggtccaagaaattttgtctgcatccagtatcaggttcaatttgtaaatttataattgtcaattcattatcagacagatgggAGACTATAGGAAataactaattataatttttattaattaaaattactggacttttggtatttcaggcttgattgggtagtcgtgctgataatttgaattacttcattttcagcaaagtaggtctgccaaattctatatgcatggttagtagactagttgggtaggatggtataataagccacaccaggctaaaatttcaggtttccattccatggacgacataattatctgaagcaaataaataatttttctggcatttttcatgtgttgcagaacagcaactgatacaaacttttcaaaagatgtaagcttccactctttttctataagcatttgatttaatttggagcagtcagatttggctgaactgactactaagtgtaatgttagagaagctcttcaagcccttggagtggctagcgcctaacattacaactctataacgttctcgatagtatgcaccattgttagaaaaataacgttttagtcaattatggatcttaaataataaattgtttaagcggttactccactgtaaaattttaaaacaatcgattttttatttattagtctaaaatgtgctttaggatgtaaaaTATGATATCCCAAAATATGGAGAACGAAAACgattcaaaaatatacaaatcttgacaaacatatgattacggcgtataagccaactgtcaaaattcactttgagagcaaattctggacaaaccgttactcaccaaGCACAAACGTTGGTAGTAAAcgcaagagaaaagttttctctttcattaactggtgtgaactgtattcagccagtaacggtttgtccggaatttcctttcaaagagaattttgacagttggcttttacgccgtaatcatacgtttgtcgagaaattttcaattttgccgcaacgcttcttatgtataacccatgtgtactgcaaactttacccgcgtttttctcgaaaccactggccggaaatgtaactcgaacaaatgatttttggtcgctttgaaattttcacagtatattcaaaattgatttctccagtcacgtacgcaggattaaattttttattgcttacctttttattgattttgtgtagatttttatgacattttctacGTTTTATCTCTCAAAACTGCACtgattttaagcgaaatggccgcttaaaatcaaaatatcgaaaaaatcctacgtacatcgctattgacataaggaatcagaaaaacttaactttttggcgctaggtaaaaaatcacgggagatagatttccgaccatggaccccttccaaaaaacgctcaagaagtgaaaatgctgcagagccgccatcttgtgatgaaattgctcgaaaaaatattttatttgatacaatacttatgttataaatcccattcaacaagatgtcgattcaccattttattgagcaataaaaaaattctcgaaatattcagactattaaatagcattaacagtgaattttaaattaactttattgtacagttttttaacatagccgtgtattgctgatcagaacgcagcaatgcaaatggcagcatcatgttaccggaagaagacaaaatatgcaaaaatttgtcatgcttctcctgcacacatttcgttattttcaatcctctcttcggcattcttctggataaatatggctccctttgctcgcaataaagatggaaataaataagccagtttatcaggtaggaaagacaagcactgtcgaactacactaataaaataaaataccaattaatgcgtcgaaaactacgcattttcaataaaagtggaataacccattaagtgggtaaagagttcgtatccataaatgaatacagctcttgtacgtcaacctgggtatgctttaccctttatttttcgcagaactgttacaacaaaacgcgtgaaaaatatccaatcaatagaattatttctgaattaaaaaaacataaaataacatacatttcacattattgtctacttaactacttaacaaaataaaactgccaactggatatatttttggtggctggatcttttggctgctctaaaaatgccaaacttgcgcatatttgcaacatcctcagtagtttaaacaACCGTTTTtacgagcattgccgaaatgttccgtttccgccacgtactcagatgcaggccggtaatttgcaggttccgctacgaaccttagtttgcaggtaaactcgcttaaaattttttttaatgacttttcactcattattaagatcagtatatccattgacattatctcatcgagtagttgtgaaatgaataaaaagcacccattgaatttccattcaaagtggattttgacagttggcttttaggccttaatcatatgtttgtcgagaaatgggcaatttgaatacttaaaatgggtaaagtttttttaccgtgtttatctacccgatttttttttttatttcctcgttctttccttctctctacacgcttgattccaattgcacatcaaagggttacagtagGGCACATTTGGATAAATTGAGagcaattcagatcaaagttgttttt is part of the Topomyia yanbarensis strain Yona2022 chromosome 1, ASM3024719v1, whole genome shotgun sequence genome and encodes:
- the LOC131686708 gene encoding mitogen-activated protein kinase kinase kinase 15 isoform X3, which gives rise to MYPIQLYKKPLPSPGITATSFADSMSNLSDSSSNTAVLNGNAAGGGLPPGSSTAGGSNNNNTNGIGGSGSQAGSSRPRMDIACVIDTHLAQRKVAFDELKLACLQACANLQLLEFEKLDFGELNTVDSFYSADVAVVDLSVQAQQSTLSYHLGVRESFEMKENIVIYNDVESEATLRMKISCGNYTFVPYRVVEGGGCVVTNPGKVGDVESKIGLLGRLRKIFQDVEIQSKAHLREKFMADLRGVRDQFAGNVEELQKMLRNMRKRLDDPHVLSKEIVQTYMLSLRDVQDYDAMVQLVDDLQTVPNKQNYINTGNMNYLYAFALNRRNKEGDRDSALKTCIKALEKKENHFPDMLCLCGRIYKDIFVESSRTDQESLQNAITWYRKSFEIQPNEFAGINLATLLVIEGKDFSDTELQHIGMVLNNLIGKKGSLSSIKDYWNVATFFEISVLAENYAKAIQAAECMFRLKPPKWYLKSTIGNITLIDCSRRKSEESLASIEQQIFQFWMEFFIEATNAEPSSTVRFPILIQETQKILMPSYVSIHMNAEQKSIDIANICQQHEKEKCRKVHNFNFLASQIKSVSLYKRDERCAYLYVQQNSDDFQMYFPSVQCRQQFYDLILQMTAEQGCGFIDLSTETNNDEINYEYDMDDQSRRIVLGRGTYGTVYAARDLNTQVKIAVKEVPEKFSHEVQPLHEEIKLHSQLRHRNIVQYWGSKSEDNYFKIFMEQVPGGSLSALLRSKWGPLKDNEATIAFYSKQILEGLKYLHDQKIVHRDIKGDNVLVNTYSGVVKISDFGTSKRLAGINPVTETFTGTLQYMAPEVIDQGVRGYGPAADIWSFGCTVVEMATGKPPFVELGSPQAAMFKVGFYKKHPEIPAELSPVAKIFIKRCFEVDVDKRATAAELLEDPFLSDKHKKMRASISIPSSVSTAEFSRSVSMPADRHMSKTLHSSTSCNTPTVNSEAENLAETPSLEIESIDPTPAGFQLNRRSSSGGLLSPEVELLSSSSKSPLLNGEANESDGFYLLKKDSQRRATLHKVLDHDERKICQVWMEKIVFDRKEAVVISLSHLETLIRALRTYITEQKKEQLEAVISGLKKSLDFDSTAIDHLHLAMYSFQDAVITVLRSHNIKPHWMFALDNLVKSAVQAAIMILSPELGRNLAGQFRNDEDDDDDDDITGRRTAGGNAIHGGHGAAIDDEDDDGELSTSGVGTVNSVTLAKPAKLSRSKVVNDQIMALRAENIRLMEDLYESHKTYNGVFRTALEGQSTGVEMVRTLAAQLVSVAGRCDSHISQGYASDLTDSPGVVDETDAANNNFLRPPNARLMTRTGHDRRTLVHAGPASNLQNSEVESEPDARLDEWLDQHGFNRIIRQLIHGEEFSYDDFLYHTDQEDVRRIGLKIGVEVRLWRAIRDHRNAHSRAPWSPFPADGVPPILSQPSNSSSSLATVLLTNGVGTNDEFRQQQQQLKPISNSSSYDSNHSLGTNASSEYDSCPGMDSS